From a single Alkalihalophilus pseudofirmus genomic region:
- the spoVE gene encoding stage V sporulation protein E, which yields MQKERHAPDYVLFITTIALLTIGLIMVYSASEAWASYRFDDAFFFAKRQLFFAGVGVVVMIFIMNVDYWTWRTWSKLILIICFILLVIVLIPGVGLVRGGARSWLGVGAFSIQPSEFMKMAMIAFLAKYLSENQKRIVSFKKGLIPSLSLVMLAFGMIMLQPDLGTGAVMVGTCVAMIFVAGAKISHFVGLAMVGVAGFVGLIASAPYRIKRITSFLDPWSDPLGSGFQIIQSLYAIGPGGLMGMGLGESRQKYFYLPEPQTDFIFAILAEELGFIGGLFVIILFGIMLWRGIKIALGAPDLFGSFLAVGIIGMIAIQVMINIGVVTGLMPVTGITLPFLSYGGSSLTLMLVAVGVLLNISRHARM from the coding sequence TTGCAAAAAGAAAGACATGCACCAGATTATGTATTATTTATAACAACGATTGCTTTACTGACGATTGGTTTGATCATGGTTTATAGTGCATCAGAAGCATGGGCCTCATACAGATTTGATGATGCTTTTTTCTTTGCCAAGCGTCAGCTGTTTTTTGCCGGTGTCGGTGTGGTTGTCATGATTTTTATTATGAATGTGGACTATTGGACATGGAGAACGTGGTCAAAATTAATATTGATTATTTGTTTTATATTGCTTGTCATCGTTTTGATCCCGGGTGTTGGGCTCGTTCGAGGCGGGGCCAGAAGCTGGCTTGGTGTCGGAGCATTTTCCATTCAGCCTTCTGAATTTATGAAAATGGCGATGATTGCGTTTCTAGCTAAATATTTGTCTGAGAATCAAAAAAGAATAGTTTCTTTCAAAAAAGGACTCATTCCGTCTCTCTCGCTAGTCATGCTTGCCTTTGGAATGATTATGCTTCAACCTGACCTTGGTACAGGAGCAGTAATGGTCGGGACTTGTGTAGCGATGATATTTGTAGCAGGGGCGAAAATAAGTCATTTTGTCGGGCTTGCTATGGTTGGTGTTGCTGGTTTCGTCGGATTGATTGCATCAGCACCCTACCGGATAAAGCGAATTACCTCATTTCTAGATCCTTGGTCCGACCCTCTCGGCAGTGGATTTCAAATCATTCAATCACTCTATGCTATTGGTCCTGGCGGGTTAATGGGGATGGGGTTAGGGGAGAGCCGTCAAAAATATTTCTATTTGCCCGAACCTCAAACTGATTTTATTTTTGCCATCTTAGCAGAAGAGTTAGGTTTCATAGGTGGATTGTTTGTTATCATTTTATTTGGAATCATGTTATGGCGGGGGATTAAGATAGCCTTAGGAGCACCAGATTTATTTGGCAGCTTTTTGGCTGTAGGAATAATCGGGATGATTGCGATTCAGGTAATGATTAATATAGGTGTAGTAACTGGCTTAATGCCGGTAACAGGAATTACACTGCCTTTTCTAAGTTACGGAGGTTCTTCTTTAACGCTTATGCTCGTTGCTGTAGGAGTTCTATTGAATATAAGCAGGCATGCCAGGATGTGA
- a CDS encoding penicillin-binding protein produces the protein MMEIKRAATNVRAVVVLGAFILLFILLLGRFTYIQVTQEVKGQELASMGEDRWSKEQVIEGKRGTIYDKRGSALAEELNSYSVFAILSTDYPNHVSDPKETAEKLAPFISMEPSALQRLLSSEGRFQVELGAGARNLTHSEMQEIKALDLDGIMFNEEPRRYYPKQTYASHVLGYTESDMSTARMGLERSLDDYLRAEDGLVQYQSDRKGVPLPNAERHVKPPKNGNDIYLTLDSNIQTALEQVMTQVDEEYEPEKMVAIVADPKTGEILAMSNRPSFNPNRYNEISNYMNYAVSNHYEPGSTMKVFTLAAAIEEGVYNGDQTFMSGQLNVGPNTVSDHNRGRGWGEITYNEGMLRSSNVAFTKIALDLLGPEKLYEYLDRFGFDEPTGIDLPNEATSLIANQSRYDAAATAFGQGTAVTPIQQIQAATAIANGGEMMKPYVVDRIVDSETQEVIEQKKPEVVGNPISKETSEQMLDILGEVVTSSSGTGRPYNIEGFDVAGKTGTAQIPNPNARGYIRGHGENIFSFLGMAPKDDPKLIVYVAVERPNLQSFESGSEPSAKIFNTIMKQSLQYLNITPTLEEINEEAEEGYVTRDYKGEKVESLTSELEEEGFEVVVLGNGSKVLEHSPEGGNALLEGEKVFLLTDNDSFSMPDVSGWSNRDVLKFANVAGVTPTIFGNGFAVTQNIEAGTDISPGENIVFELASLEEINEMEDSLDEEDEDVDSDQEEEEQQVGE, from the coding sequence ATGATGGAGATAAAACGTGCTGCAACAAATGTGCGAGCCGTAGTTGTCTTAGGGGCCTTTATCCTCCTTTTTATCCTTTTGTTGGGCCGATTCACTTATATTCAAGTGACACAGGAAGTAAAAGGACAAGAACTCGCATCAATGGGTGAGGACCGCTGGTCAAAAGAGCAGGTAATCGAGGGGAAACGCGGGACGATTTATGACAAAAGAGGAAGCGCCCTTGCCGAGGAGCTGAATTCCTACAGTGTCTTCGCGATTTTAAGTACAGATTACCCAAATCATGTATCAGACCCTAAGGAGACAGCAGAAAAGCTTGCTCCTTTTATCTCGATGGAACCTTCTGCACTTCAGCGGCTTTTATCAAGTGAAGGTCGGTTTCAAGTAGAGTTAGGGGCAGGGGCTAGAAATCTCACACATTCTGAAATGCAGGAAATTAAGGCGTTAGATTTAGATGGTATTATGTTTAACGAAGAGCCTAGACGTTATTATCCTAAACAAACCTATGCTTCACATGTCCTTGGATATACAGAGAGTGATATGTCCACAGCTAGAATGGGACTTGAGAGAAGCTTAGACGATTACTTAAGAGCAGAGGACGGTCTAGTTCAATATCAGAGTGATCGAAAAGGTGTTCCCCTGCCTAATGCAGAACGGCATGTGAAGCCTCCGAAAAATGGGAATGATATCTATTTAACGCTTGATTCCAATATACAAACGGCATTAGAGCAAGTAATGACTCAAGTAGATGAAGAGTATGAACCAGAAAAGATGGTTGCTATCGTAGCAGATCCAAAAACTGGTGAAATATTAGCGATGAGTAATCGACCGAGCTTTAATCCAAATCGCTATAATGAAATCTCTAACTATATGAATTATGCGGTTTCTAATCATTATGAACCGGGATCTACCATGAAAGTATTCACACTTGCTGCGGCCATTGAAGAGGGTGTTTATAACGGCGATCAAACATTCATGTCCGGTCAATTAAATGTTGGCCCTAACACAGTTAGTGACCATAACAGAGGACGAGGCTGGGGTGAAATTACATACAATGAAGGGATGCTGCGCTCTTCAAATGTTGCCTTTACAAAGATCGCGCTTGATCTCCTTGGACCTGAGAAATTGTATGAATATCTAGACCGCTTTGGCTTTGATGAGCCTACTGGGATTGACCTGCCGAATGAGGCTACGAGTTTAATTGCTAATCAAAGCAGATACGATGCAGCAGCTACTGCATTTGGGCAAGGGACAGCGGTCACGCCTATCCAGCAGATTCAAGCAGCAACAGCTATAGCTAATGGCGGAGAAATGATGAAACCTTATGTGGTTGACCGTATTGTAGATTCAGAAACACAAGAGGTGATAGAACAGAAAAAACCAGAAGTAGTGGGAAATCCTATTTCAAAAGAAACGTCAGAGCAAATGTTAGACATTTTAGGTGAAGTTGTGACATCATCTTCTGGTACTGGCCGCCCGTACAATATTGAAGGGTTTGATGTTGCAGGGAAAACGGGAACAGCTCAAATTCCTAACCCAAATGCAAGAGGGTACATTAGAGGACACGGAGAGAATATCTTTTCATTTCTTGGAATGGCTCCAAAAGATGATCCGAAACTAATTGTTTACGTTGCTGTAGAACGTCCTAACCTTCAATCCTTTGAGTCTGGCTCAGAACCGTCTGCTAAAATTTTTAACACGATCATGAAGCAGAGCTTACAGTATCTAAATATTACGCCTACTCTTGAGGAAATTAATGAAGAGGCAGAAGAAGGGTATGTCACAAGAGATTATAAGGGTGAAAAAGTAGAGAGTTTAACAAGTGAGTTAGAAGAAGAAGGCTTTGAGGTAGTTGTTTTAGGTAATGGATCTAAAGTGCTTGAACATTCTCCTGAGGGAGGAAATGCTCTTTTAGAAGGCGAGAAAGTATTTTTATTAACTGATAATGACTCTTTCTCCATGCCGGATGTAAGCGGCTGGTCTAATAGGGATGTATTGAAGTTTGCTAATGTAGCTGGTGTCACTCCTACTATTTTTGGGAACGGCTTTGCGGTGACTCAAAACATCGAAGCTGGTACCGACATTTCGCCAGGTGAAAATATTGTGTTTGAGTTAGCTAGTTTAGAGGAAATAAATGAAATGGAAGATAGCTTAGACGAGGAAGACGAGGATGTTGATTCCGATCAGGAGGAAGAAGAACAACAAGTCGGTGAATAA
- the murD gene encoding UDP-N-acetylmuramoyl-L-alanine--D-glutamate ligase produces the protein MKNTEMYRGKNVLVLGLAKSGEAAALLLHELSAKVIVNDAKSYDENDQAKALEKKGIKVVCGEHPLSLLDQELECVVKNPGIPYHNPIVKEAVRRNIPVITEVELTSALSEADMIAITGSNGKTTTTTLIHEMLKKSAKNPLIAGNIGTVSCEVVKGAASDDVIVLEASSFQLLGTENFHPKVSVLLNLFDAHLDYHGTKEEYVAAKSKITANQTEDDVFVYNLDDPLVCQVAEKSKAAKLPFSTKEVVSEGVYVNQGSIYFKDQLIIALSEVVLPGSHNVENILAAVGAAMTMGAKVTQIQHVLKTFSGVEHRLQFVKKINDRLFYNDSKATNILAAKKALEAFSQPVILLAGGLDRGNEFDELASSLSNVKALVAFGETKEKLARTAKGAGIAEVEYADRVKDAVECAYRLSEEGDVILLSPACASWDQYKTFEERGNEFVAAVDKLK, from the coding sequence ATGAAAAATACAGAAATGTATCGTGGTAAAAACGTATTAGTCTTAGGGCTTGCTAAAAGCGGGGAAGCAGCAGCGCTGCTGCTTCATGAGCTTAGTGCAAAGGTCATTGTGAATGATGCAAAATCCTATGATGAAAATGATCAAGCAAAAGCACTCGAGAAAAAAGGAATCAAAGTTGTTTGCGGAGAGCATCCGTTATCTCTTTTAGATCAAGAGCTTGAGTGTGTTGTGAAGAATCCGGGCATACCATATCATAATCCAATTGTAAAAGAGGCTGTTAGACGTAACATCCCTGTCATCACGGAAGTAGAGCTAACGTCTGCCTTATCTGAAGCTGACATGATCGCGATTACTGGCTCGAATGGCAAGACAACCACCACAACGTTAATTCATGAAATGCTGAAAAAAAGTGCCAAGAATCCACTTATTGCAGGAAATATCGGCACGGTTTCATGTGAGGTGGTTAAGGGGGCAGCAAGTGACGACGTGATCGTTTTAGAAGCCTCGAGTTTTCAACTTCTTGGTACGGAGAACTTTCATCCGAAGGTAAGTGTTTTGTTAAATCTTTTTGATGCTCATCTAGACTATCACGGCACAAAAGAAGAGTATGTAGCTGCAAAGTCTAAAATAACAGCGAATCAGACAGAAGACGATGTCTTTGTATACAATCTAGATGATCCACTTGTCTGTCAGGTTGCCGAGAAAAGCAAAGCAGCAAAACTTCCTTTTTCAACAAAAGAAGTAGTGTCTGAAGGTGTCTATGTTAATCAAGGCTCTATCTACTTTAAGGATCAATTAATTATCGCTCTCTCAGAGGTCGTTCTTCCTGGGTCACATAATGTGGAGAATATCTTAGCTGCGGTAGGTGCTGCCATGACAATGGGAGCAAAAGTCACTCAAATCCAACATGTTCTAAAGACGTTTAGCGGTGTTGAACATCGTTTGCAGTTTGTTAAGAAAATAAACGACCGACTGTTTTATAATGACTCAAAAGCGACGAATATTTTAGCTGCAAAAAAAGCACTTGAAGCATTTAGCCAGCCTGTAATCTTACTTGCAGGAGGACTAGATCGAGGAAATGAATTTGATGAATTAGCGTCTTCACTTTCAAATGTAAAAGCACTCGTTGCCTTTGGAGAAACAAAGGAGAAGTTAGCCCGTACGGCTAAGGGAGCTGGAATTGCGGAAGTGGAATATGCAGACCGTGTAAAAGATGCAGTAGAGTGTGCTTACCGCCTTTCAGAAGAAGGCGATGTTATTCTATTGTCACCAGCATGTGCTAGCTGGGATCAATATAAGACCTTTGAAGAACGCGGGAATGAATTTGTTGCTGCGGTTGATAAATTAAAGTGA
- the mraY gene encoding phospho-N-acetylmuramoyl-pentapeptide-transferase: MLERVLLITLLVSFGVAVILSPLFIPFLRRLKFGQSIREEGPESHQKKSGTPTMGGIVIVLSIIATTLFVSFQYLSFSMEILLLLLVTVGFGLVGFLDDYIKVVKKRNLGLTSKQKLAGQLIIAGLFYWGLLHLGISTEIMIPATTISIDLGWLYLPLVIVMLVGASNAVNLTDGLDGLLAGTGAIAFGAFAILAWYADLIDVAIFSAAIVGAVLGFLVFNAHPAKVFMGDTGSLALGGAIAAIAILTKQELLLVLIGGVFVIETLSVIIQVISFKTRGKRVFKMSPLHHHYELSGWSEWRVVVTFWMVGMILAVLGIYLEVWM; the protein is encoded by the coding sequence ATGTTAGAAAGAGTTTTACTGATAACTTTACTCGTTTCATTTGGAGTTGCTGTCATTTTATCACCATTATTTATTCCGTTTTTAAGACGTTTAAAATTTGGCCAAAGTATTAGAGAGGAAGGCCCTGAGTCTCACCAAAAGAAGAGCGGAACACCTACGATGGGTGGAATCGTTATTGTATTGTCTATTATTGCAACGACGCTCTTCGTATCCTTTCAATATCTATCATTCAGCATGGAAATCCTATTGCTTTTACTCGTTACAGTAGGCTTTGGCCTTGTTGGATTTTTAGATGATTATATTAAAGTTGTAAAAAAACGAAATTTAGGATTAACCTCTAAACAAAAATTAGCAGGCCAGCTGATCATTGCCGGGTTATTTTACTGGGGACTCCTGCACCTTGGGATATCAACAGAGATCATGATTCCTGCAACAACAATTTCCATTGATTTAGGCTGGTTATATTTGCCTCTTGTGATCGTAATGCTAGTTGGTGCGTCGAATGCCGTTAACTTAACGGACGGCCTTGATGGCCTTCTTGCAGGAACGGGTGCGATTGCTTTTGGTGCGTTTGCTATTTTGGCATGGTATGCAGACTTAATTGATGTAGCTATTTTTAGTGCTGCTATTGTTGGGGCGGTGTTAGGGTTTCTCGTATTTAATGCCCATCCAGCAAAAGTGTTTATGGGAGATACAGGGTCGCTTGCACTTGGAGGAGCGATTGCTGCTATTGCCATTTTAACAAAACAAGAATTATTGTTAGTGTTAATTGGCGGAGTATTTGTTATTGAAACTCTTTCTGTTATCATTCAAGTCATTTCATTTAAAACAAGAGGCAAGCGAGTATTTAAAATGAGTCCGCTTCACCACCATTATGAATTATCAGGGTGGTCAGAATGGCGAGTTGTTGTCACATTTTGGATGGTCGGGATGATCTTAGCGGTGCTTGGAATATACTTAGAGGTATGGATGTAA
- a CDS encoding UDP-N-acetylmuramoyl-L-alanyl-D-glutamate--2,6-diaminopimelate ligase → MKLSELTNVLRSYEWKNEGDPEITHIEMDSREVVSGTLFFCIKGYTVDGHDFAKQAVEKGAVALIAEREVKGVEVPTIIVQDTKRTMARLANLFYGDPTSKLNLIGVTGTNGKTTVTHLLEQIMNDANKRTGLIGTMYTKIGDVELKTQNTTPESITLQKRFKEMVDADVETALMEVSSHALHLGRVRGCDFDIAVFTNLTPDHLDYHETMEAYLFAKGLLFAQLGNRFTEGKVAVLNRDDEAANELLKMTTVDVLTYGVKNKADIMAEDIEITARGTTFTLKARTESIEIGMKLIGMFSVYNALAAASAAIASGIPLEQIKKSLEAVHGVAGRFEPVDAGQDYTVIVDYAHTSDSLENVLTTVREFAKGKISVVVGCGGDRDRTKRPVMAKIATKYADNAIFTSDNPRSEDPKQILDDMTYGLESSNYTVCVDRKEAIYQAINDANKDDILVIAGKGHETYQIIGANTTHFDDREVAKQAIEERV, encoded by the coding sequence ATGAAATTAAGCGAATTAACGAACGTGTTAAGATCATATGAATGGAAAAATGAAGGGGATCCAGAGATTACTCATATTGAAATGGATTCTAGAGAAGTCGTTTCGGGAACATTGTTTTTCTGTATTAAAGGATATACAGTGGATGGCCACGATTTTGCCAAACAAGCAGTTGAAAAAGGGGCAGTTGCTCTTATTGCTGAGCGTGAAGTCAAAGGTGTCGAGGTGCCAACGATTATTGTGCAAGATACCAAGCGCACAATGGCTCGTCTTGCTAATCTATTTTACGGAGATCCCACATCTAAATTGAATTTAATTGGGGTTACAGGAACAAATGGTAAAACGACCGTCACCCATTTACTTGAACAAATAATGAATGATGCCAATAAAAGAACAGGTCTTATCGGCACCATGTACACTAAAATTGGTGATGTAGAGCTGAAAACCCAAAATACAACACCGGAATCGATCACTTTGCAAAAGAGGTTTAAAGAAATGGTAGATGCTGATGTAGAGACAGCATTAATGGAAGTCTCTTCACATGCTCTTCATCTAGGCCGTGTTCGGGGGTGTGACTTTGATATTGCGGTATTCACAAACCTTACACCTGACCATCTTGATTATCATGAAACGATGGAAGCCTATCTTTTTGCTAAAGGGCTTTTGTTTGCTCAGCTCGGAAATCGTTTCACTGAAGGAAAAGTTGCAGTGTTAAATCGTGACGATGAAGCAGCCAATGAATTACTTAAAATGACGACGGTAGATGTCCTTACATATGGTGTGAAAAATAAGGCAGACATTATGGCAGAGGATATCGAGATTACAGCAAGGGGAACAACATTTACACTTAAAGCAAGAACAGAGTCAATTGAAATAGGGATGAAGCTTATTGGTATGTTTAGTGTGTATAATGCGCTAGCTGCAGCAAGTGCAGCCATTGCATCCGGTATTCCTTTAGAACAAATTAAGAAAAGCTTAGAAGCTGTACACGGAGTAGCAGGCCGTTTTGAACCGGTCGATGCAGGCCAAGATTATACTGTTATTGTTGACTACGCACACACTTCAGACAGCTTAGAGAATGTATTAACAACAGTGAGGGAATTTGCGAAAGGGAAAATATCTGTTGTCGTCGGATGCGGAGGAGACAGAGATCGCACAAAGCGTCCAGTGATGGCGAAAATTGCCACAAAATATGCTGATAATGCGATCTTCACTTCAGATAATCCGAGGTCAGAAGATCCAAAACAAATTCTTGATGACATGACTTATGGGCTCGAATCTTCAAACTATACAGTTTGCGTAGACCGAAAAGAAGCGATCTATCAAGCAATTAATGATGCAAACAAGGATGATATTTTAGTTATTGCAGGAAAAGGTCATGAAACCTATCAGATTATTGGTGCTAATACAACCCACTTTGATGATAGAGAAGTAGCAAAACAAGCAATTGAGGAGAGGGTGTAA
- a CDS encoding UDP-N-acetylmuramoyl-tripeptide--D-alanyl-D-alanine ligase, with translation MLTSSLLESLTISTRLNETEQSFTAVSTDTRTIVEGALFVPLKGERFNGHDYVDAAIKSGAQAALWEEGQPVPAALPDDFQLYVVKDTLFALQEMASAYRVKINPKVIGITGSNGKTTTKDILASLLSLEGETYKTQGNYNNHIGLPLTILAMPSTCKYLILEMGMSGYGEIERLSKIAKPDLAIVTNIGESHMEQLGSRAGIAKAKMEIKEGLSPAGFLFIDSDEPLLDGWKQSSIMRVGFNHADILVENVAATVDGYQFNIEGHHFELSLLGKHNVKNAAYCIAVARKFGLATSKIQTGLRQISLTSMRLEKLTGDKGELIVNDAYNASPTSMIAAIDALKAIPSYEKRVVVLGDMFELGTEEEALHKSVAQVITPPITHVLTLGDRAKWIYEEASHISSSSTFDEIAHFTTKQELADHLSKLVDQKTVIVFKASRGMKLEEVITAYQDKQQD, from the coding sequence ATGCTCACATCATCTTTATTAGAAAGCCTGACCATCAGTACTCGTTTAAACGAAACAGAACAGTCGTTTACAGCCGTTTCTACTGATACTAGAACGATTGTAGAAGGAGCCTTGTTCGTTCCTTTGAAAGGGGAACGATTCAATGGACATGATTATGTCGATGCGGCTATAAAATCAGGAGCGCAAGCTGCACTTTGGGAAGAAGGACAACCTGTCCCAGCTGCCCTGCCGGATGACTTTCAGTTGTACGTGGTCAAGGATACATTATTTGCCTTACAAGAAATGGCAAGTGCCTACAGAGTGAAAATTAATCCTAAAGTCATTGGGATTACAGGCAGCAATGGCAAAACAACGACAAAAGACATCTTGGCTTCTCTTTTGTCACTTGAGGGTGAAACATATAAAACTCAAGGTAACTATAATAATCACATTGGCTTGCCATTAACCATTTTAGCTATGCCGTCTACGTGTAAGTATCTGATTTTAGAAATGGGTATGAGCGGCTATGGTGAAATAGAAAGGTTAAGTAAGATTGCCAAACCTGATTTGGCGATCGTTACAAACATCGGCGAGTCTCATATGGAGCAATTAGGCTCTAGAGCCGGAATTGCTAAAGCTAAAATGGAAATTAAAGAAGGCTTAAGTCCAGCTGGTTTTCTTTTTATTGATAGTGACGAGCCTTTACTTGATGGCTGGAAACAATCTTCCATTATGCGAGTAGGCTTTAATCATGCAGATATCCTAGTTGAAAATGTAGCGGCGACTGTTGACGGGTATCAATTTAACATAGAAGGTCATCATTTTGAGTTATCATTACTAGGCAAACATAATGTAAAAAATGCCGCATATTGTATAGCTGTTGCCCGTAAATTCGGGTTAGCTACAAGCAAGATTCAAACAGGACTTAGACAAATCTCACTCACTTCCATGCGATTAGAAAAGCTTACTGGGGACAAAGGTGAGCTTATCGTGAACGATGCTTATAACGCTAGTCCTACTTCAATGATTGCTGCTATAGACGCGCTAAAAGCGATCCCTTCCTATGAAAAGAGAGTGGTTGTACTAGGGGATATGTTTGAACTTGGTACGGAGGAAGAGGCGTTACATAAATCTGTAGCACAAGTAATTACGCCGCCTATTACCCATGTTCTGACACTTGGGGATCGTGCAAAGTGGATCTATGAAGAGGCGAGCCATATCTCTTCATCAAGTACTTTTGATGAAATTGCCCATTTTACTACAAAGCAGGAGCTCGCCGATCACTTATCAAAGCTTGTTGATCAGAAAACAGTCATTGTGTTTAAAGCATCAAGAGGAATGAAGCTTGAAGAAGTGATAACAGCGTATCAAGATAAACAGCAAGATTAA
- the ftsL gene encoding cell division protein FtsL, with the protein MSMVARQIQHQQQTEVKTRKVVERRRTKITLGEKIIASAMAVIAFALIGLMLHNYASIYSLNKDVHQLQGTIAQQSQVNEGLSLQVVELSAPDRILDIATGELGMSLDDNKVKVVQN; encoded by the coding sequence ATGAGCATGGTTGCCCGTCAAATTCAGCATCAACAGCAAACGGAAGTGAAAACTAGAAAGGTTGTTGAGCGCCGCAGAACTAAGATTACCTTAGGAGAAAAGATTATTGCTTCTGCAATGGCGGTCATTGCTTTTGCTTTAATTGGATTAATGCTACATAATTACGCATCAATTTACAGCTTAAATAAAGATGTTCATCAACTTCAAGGAACGATTGCCCAACAGTCTCAAGTCAATGAGGGACTTTCACTCCAGGTTGTTGAATTAAGTGCACCTGATCGAATTCTAGACATCGCAACTGGTGAACTAGGGATGTCATTAGATGATAATAAAGTAAAAGTCGTTCAAAACTAG
- a CDS encoding stage V sporulation protein D, whose protein sequence is MRVSNVTVRKRLVLMLFLGLAVFTIIALRLGYVQFALGDWLTDRAEDSWSRDVPFEAKRGEIKDRNDIVLATNISAPSILVVPRQVKDPADTAEKLASVLEMDVQKAYQLVTKSESIVRLNPEGRKVNKEKASEVRALRLPGVYIAEDSKRHYPFGSYLSHVLGFAGIDNQGLTGLEQYYDEELKGEKGHVSFFSTAKGNRMPNLADEYTAPNNGFDLRLTIDSQVQTIMENHLDIAEATYNPDGAIAIAMNPNTGEILGMSSRPHYDPENFREVPPEIYNQNKPVWMQYEPGSTFKIITLAAALEEGEVNLEKDSFHDPGFIEVSGHRLRCWKKGGHGSQTFLEVVQNSCNPGFVVLGERLGKDRLFDYIEDFGFGQKTGIDLQGEGKGILFNRDKVGPLELATTAFGQGVAVTPLQQVTAVSAAINGGYLYQPFLAKEWVDPMTNEVVDSQAPIMRRQVISQATSEKVRYALESVVAEGTGKGAFVDGYRVGGKTGTAQKAKDGRYLENNHIVSFIGFAPADDPQIVVYVAVDNPKDTLQFGGIVAAPIVGNIIGDSLRAMGVEPRKDQIEKELAWNDEPLIEVPDLVGRTKREIHESYYELKVDATGEGEHVLAQSPSPGVKVTTGSTIRLYMGDK, encoded by the coding sequence GTGCGAGTTTCTAATGTTACTGTAAGAAAACGGCTTGTTTTAATGTTGTTTTTAGGACTGGCTGTTTTTACAATTATTGCACTAAGGCTTGGCTATGTTCAATTTGCTTTAGGGGATTGGCTCACCGATCGAGCGGAAGATTCATGGAGCCGGGATGTACCTTTTGAAGCAAAACGTGGAGAAATAAAAGACCGTAATGATATTGTGCTTGCAACGAATATCAGTGCACCCTCTATATTGGTCGTACCTAGACAAGTTAAAGACCCAGCAGATACGGCAGAAAAACTTGCTTCCGTTCTTGAAATGGATGTACAAAAGGCCTATCAGCTAGTAACAAAATCAGAATCCATTGTCAGGCTGAATCCAGAAGGCAGAAAAGTGAACAAAGAAAAGGCCAGTGAAGTGAGGGCTTTAAGACTTCCTGGGGTATATATAGCAGAAGATAGTAAGCGTCACTATCCATTTGGTAGTTATCTCTCTCATGTGCTCGGTTTTGCAGGTATTGATAATCAAGGGCTGACGGGCCTTGAACAATATTATGATGAAGAGTTAAAAGGGGAAAAAGGCCATGTTTCTTTCTTCTCTACCGCAAAAGGGAATCGGATGCCGAATTTAGCGGATGAATACACCGCACCTAATAATGGTTTTGACCTAAGGCTGACCATCGATAGTCAAGTGCAGACGATCATGGAAAATCATCTTGATATTGCTGAGGCTACGTATAATCCTGACGGGGCCATTGCCATTGCAATGAACCCTAATACAGGAGAAATTTTGGGGATGAGCTCCAGGCCGCATTATGATCCTGAGAATTTTAGAGAAGTGCCACCAGAGATCTATAATCAAAATAAACCGGTGTGGATGCAGTATGAGCCTGGTTCGACTTTCAAGATTATTACCCTGGCAGCTGCACTAGAGGAAGGCGAAGTGAACCTTGAAAAAGATTCATTTCATGACCCAGGCTTTATTGAAGTCTCCGGCCACAGACTCCGTTGTTGGAAAAAAGGCGGACACGGCTCGCAAACCTTCCTTGAAGTTGTTCAAAACTCTTGTAACCCGGGCTTTGTCGTTCTTGGTGAACGCCTAGGAAAAGATCGATTATTTGATTACATTGAGGATTTTGGTTTTGGCCAAAAGACTGGTATCGATCTTCAAGGAGAGGGAAAGGGGATTTTATTTAACCGGGATAAAGTCGGGCCTCTTGAACTAGCAACTACAGCATTCGGGCAAGGGGTTGCTGTAACACCGCTTCAGCAAGTAACAGCAGTTTCAGCAGCGATTAACGGAGGGTACCTTTATCAGCCATTCTTAGCTAAAGAGTGGGTAGATCCGATGACAAACGAAGTCGTTGACAGTCAGGCACCAATTATGAGAAGGCAGGTTATTTCGCAGGCAACATCGGAGAAAGTGAGATATGCACTCGAGAGTGTCGTAGCTGAGGGGACAGGTAAAGGAGCATTTGTTGATGGCTACAGAGTCGGAGGGAAAACAGGAACTGCTCAAAAAGCTAAGGATGGCCGTTATCTTGAAAATAACCATATTGTTTCGTTTATAGGGTTTGCCCCAGCAGATGATCCGCAAATTGTTGTCTATGTAGCTGTTGATAATCCTAAGGATACGCTGCAATTCGGGGGAATCGTTGCTGCTCCAATTGTAGGGAATATTATAGGGGACAGTCTTCGGGCTATGGGGGTAGAGCCGAGAAAAGATCAGATTGAAAAAGAGTTAGCATGGAATGATGAACCATTAATTGAAGTGCCGGATCTAGTCGGAAGAACAAAAAGAGAGATCCACGAATCCTATTATGAACTAAAAGTTGATGCAACAGGAGAAGGAGAACATGTCCTTGCTCAATCACCATCTCCGGGTGTAAAAGTGACAACGGGATCAACAATCCGTCTTTATATGGGTGACAAATAA